In Strigops habroptila isolate Jane chromosome 4, bStrHab1.2.pri, whole genome shotgun sequence, a single genomic region encodes these proteins:
- the CLCF1 gene encoding cardiotrophin-like cytokine factor 1, whose product MLNVAGELSGDSWGIFTFLCAALCNLPALPALNCTEELGPGQSIQKTYDLTRYLEHQLRTLAGTYLNYLGPPFNEPDFNPPRLAHAERVPSATVDLDLWRGLTDNARLAANYRAYSRVLCSLRALDGQGTAELRHRLGHFCSSLQGLVLSIAGVMSSLGYPLPAGPPVSPGGASIPPNGGAPNDFLKKMDDFWLLKELQTWLWRSAKDFNRLKKKVPPAVVTLRMEARGF is encoded by the exons ATGCTAAATGTTGCTGGGGAGCTCTCAG GAGACTCTTGGGGGATCTTCACGTTCCTTTGTGCCGCGCTCTGCAACCTGCCGGCGCTGCCGGCGCTGAACTGCACCGAGGAGCTGGGTCCCGGCCAGTCCATCCAGAAGACCTACGACCTGACCCGTTACCTGGAGCACCAGCTCCGCACCCTCGCCGGCACCTAC CTGAACTACCTGGGCCCCCCTTTCAATGAACCCGACTTCAACCCCCCGCGCCTGGCTCACGCCGAGCGGGTGCCCAGCGCCACGGTGGACCTGGACCTATGGCGGGGCCTGACCGACAACGCTCGCCTGGCCGCCAACTACCGCGCCTACAGCCGGGTGCTGTGCTCCCTGCGGGCGCTGGACGGGCAGGGCACGGCCGAGCTGCGCCATCGCCTCGGCCACTTCTGCTCCAGCCTGcaggggctggtgctgagcatcGCGGGCGTCATGTCATCCCTGGGGTACCCGCTGCCCGCGGGACCCCCCGTCTCACCCGGTGGTGCCAGCATCCCGCCCAACGGTGGTGCCCCCAATGACTTCTTGAAGAAGATGGATGATTTCTGgctgctgaaggagctgcagaCCTGGTTGTGGCGCTCGGCGAAGGACTTCAATAGGCTCAAGAAGAAGGTGCCGCCCGCGGTGGTGACGTTGAGGATGGAGGCGAGGGGGTTCTGA